The Acropora muricata isolate sample 2 chromosome 7, ASM3666990v1, whole genome shotgun sequence genomic interval TCATTGGAACAAGGTATTGCcacaaaaattaaacaattaagattaaatcagataaaaaataataatatacagaaaaaaaagccaACACTTTGTTCGAAAATGCACTACCTGATGTACAAAGAAGGGTCTCCAAGGTAACGCGAGGTTAATATAAGATCGTTAAGGAGCCTTGTTTGAAGGTATGGCCATCCATTTTGATGACCTAAATACAAAATGCACTCATTAgaacttattttttttaaatagtgcaatagaccattttacagttgtgtgcttagttgcctggcctttgaatgaaagtgaggctggagttgaccttgttttgatagaaacctcactgcttttgttatgtaaattccttctaattagcatgagaacagcatgattagcataagaaaagcagggaggtttctatcaaaacaaggtcaactccggtctcactttcattcagtggccaggcaactaagcacacaactgtaaaatggtctatttctTATGGCTATTTTACACAGCTATTTTACACGGCTAAGTtgtaacaaaggaaaaaaggcACTTTTTTCACAGCTGCCTCATTAAAGAAATAAGGCTTAAAGAAACTAATGCCTTGAAGAAATGTTGCAATTGCTATTTTCTCATGTGCCTTGGAGGAATAACAGAATAAAGACTAATGCCTTATGATGTAATTCTGTGAATGgttcaaaacaatattttatacTTCTTGAGCTCACAAGTCTGAAATTGCACGTTCAGAAAACTGATGTCAGCTCTATGCTTCATACAAATAGGCATACCAGTAACTAAAGTTGTAGCCTTTCAGTAGttatcattaaaattatttcaCGAATTCTTATTGTTGATCTTGTACCTTTTGAAACATTATTTTGCTCCGGGTGAATCCTGTAGCCTTCAAGCGCATCCATTAGAAAGTTGTAAGACTGTGAAAAAAATGTATGAATGCTTTGATTGCAGAAAGAAGGGTACTTGTTGAGTTCTAGAAAGCAtgatagggagtttaagaaacgacaacagcaaatcaatgatttgattggtcgaatgaggaaaaatagtaCCTAATTGTGCTACACGTACCATGCACTTATTGgtggaattttttttgttacataGTCTGTTAAATGCCAAGTGGAAGTTGAAAATTTGATGTTCTGCCAGCAACATCAGCCTATagtagtaaatctttcattctttccctttacatgaaaaccaatCATGCCAGTCAAGCAAGGGAAAGGACACTATGCTTATTTTGCACAACATGACTTACATGGAATAACGGCAAAAAGTTAACCTAGCACAAAGTTCGATTTTAATGTGACACTTTCATTACAGCGGCTGTAGCTTCTCAAACACCTAATATCATTGGGTTGCAATCCCAAATTTCTGGAGCCAACCAGGGGctggttgctcaaagcatggttagcgctaacgtTGATTAAGAGGTATCAAAACCTAAACCTGTGCTGAGCGcaaccatgcttcaagcaactctGGCCAGTTTGCTTTTTACAAAGGTAGCAGAGTTGAATTTGTGTCTGCCAAAGCCAAATCCacgtcaaaaaatgaaataatgccCAATAATTGGATAGATGCTTAATTCTGATAACTGTCTGAAGTGTCCGGTCTAGTCTAATTGCAAACAACCTTTTCATATCATTAGATTCATGGTTTGCAACCACCTGTTAAACATAGCCAGAAGATCATTTGTGGCCTTTATTGAATTTCTCACCACGGCTGatcttgaaataattattgtcgaAAGATGTCACTGAATGCTTTTTGATCCTAACTAAATTGGGTGTGCAActcataataattaatttattgcTTGCATTTCAGGAAAAACCATTCCAACCCAACCCAACTAATACTTTAAAAAACTGTGCTCTTCTTGAGCCTTATGGGCTACGAACAAGATGCCCACACAGATAATAATATCATTTATCAATATGATGTGATGAagacatgaaattcatgcatttgaactgcaggttgaaacaataataattattattggctcAGTGCAAATGATCCTCGCAGATATGgttgctacttaagcagtaatgAGAAACAGGCctaaaaaattagaaaattagGGTAATAGAAAATTAGAATTCTTCAGGCCTTTCTCTGCTTAAGTACGGCTAACAACTCCAGAGATCGTTTACACTGAAATTGTTCAAATGATTATTGTCAATGAGAACAAACAAAGTGAGAGCTCCTACCAGTTGCCACAGAGGTTTTTGTAATTGATGTGACACACATTGCACTGCGGAAATCTTGGAGAAAAATGCCGCCTTTCTTTTGAATCCTATCTCATCATATAAAATTGCTGCAGTGTTAAAGCGGGTGATCTATGTCAATATGAATGGTAAATCATGTCAGTTACCCGGAAATGGAACATAACATTTTGACATTGAATTGTGTAAATcatatattaattttaaaacctAATAATCAAATAATTCATGTATTTTTGTCAGCAAGAGTCCATTCTAGAAAACCTCAGTTCAACAAACACAATACGACTGAATGGTCACTTGATATAAACcactttttacaataactgcagaatcctcgcgcgctcattggctaatttttattgtcaataagcggacagacacatgaaatttataatttatgcgatattgacgcaacgagcgagagcagaaaatttgaaaagtctatctgtcactttttaaccaatggaAAGCATCCGTTTTTTTCCATtggccaataagagagcgagaagaattatgaatttggtcgcgtcagattgaataaactttgaagtttctcgtgcatttttgtctcgcgttttggcttaattttgtcccctctacctttctgttattgtaaaaaacaaatggacgtcagtttttcatgcgtctgtcctgttattgacaatgaatttcaatttgttaatttgacgtcaatttgttaatttgaaGTAATGGCCATATTGATGTGTGTCTAAGTCTAATCAGAAATAATTGTAACGATGAtgacaaagaaaaagcaagggTCTTTGCTACAATGATGGCCAGTACCTTTGCACCGTACCctctgcaaataaaaaaatacaatgatGAAGTGGACAAGAACCTTGTTAATACCTTTTCTAGTTCAGTCAGCGAAATATTAACTGACATTGAATTCTGTAATGCTATGCTTGCGTCAATGGGCTTCTATAgaacaacaatgaaaaaaatgaaaaaatatatcaACCACATACATAGACTTTTACAATAATTGTCAGACACTTTacaacaactccactttacaactgccactacttaccaacgaccttatggacttgctgaacctctgccttacatctacttactttcagtacaacggtcaacactacaaacagttacacggaacagctatgggttcaccggtttccgttgttgttgccgaaatcgttatgcaaaacatcgaggaacaagccctggcaagttacaaacgaacaataccactctggttacgctacgttgacgatactttcacaactctacacaaagacgaaatcgacgattttcacgaacatctcaacagacaaaacgcccacattcagtttaccaaggagatcgaggacaatggtaaggttccttttcttgactgcttggtcattcgtgacaacaacagactacagacgacggtttacagaaaacccacccacactgacagactccttgacgaatcatcttacaacccttcgtcacacaaggctacaacaatacggaccttaacgagacgcgcactactggtttgtaactctcacgacagcttagcagacgaacgtaagtacttagacaacgttttcagtaagaacaactacaaccgcgacttcgttacacgcaacacttaccgtatagaacccaacgaaacaaacactaaccttacacctaacactacagtgactataccgtacatcaaaggaacttctgaaattatcgctaggatcttacagccttacaacatccgtgttgctcacagacccatcactaccttacgaaaactactgactaacgtcaaagacaaagaccaacctagggacagacaaggagcagtttataagatcaaatgctgcgactgccaggccacttatatcggtgagaccggcagaaatttgaacactagactgactgaacacagacgagcgacgcggaacggtgacatcaacaataacattgctgaacaccatctacagacaaaccacagaatcgactgggactctgctacatgtgttacctacaacactaactactaccaacggatcgtactggaaagctggtttaccaacttagaacagacacctataaaccgatgcctacaacttcctgcaccatacaaacgactcatcgacgacatcaacagacaaacaacacactgatttactctcacagtactgcccaacgtattctacgatacacgtactgacctaagacctgtagacggatcgaaacgcaccaatcactgtttagtctttccagccaattacatctaggctcaactgacagtcgaccaataacatcacaaataagttgaccaattacatctcgaccggagtttttatagtatctaccgacgttacacaaatcacttgactctgaagatgacttccgctcaggttgtcgaaacgtcagtcaatgtcatctcaaacagtccttctcaggactacactcacccggacgatcgtactttactttatgatatgactcctgggttcaaaccatttacaattttatgaaattaaaaattttaatgTCTCCCTTGATTTGATTTTCAAGTTTACGTAATGAGAATGTGTTTCAATCAAGCCTCTGGTAGCTGATGAAAATCGCACGCTACTTTACTTCATACAAGTCAGCTTATATTTTCCATAAATGATTCCCTTAATTATTGCAGCAACCAgagaattattaatttttttcaaaaacctaCTTTTCACCATCCATATCAGGATTGATTGCAGTTGAATAATATGGTCTTTCACaccacagaaaaaaattaaattttggttttgcatctaaacttaaggacggtgcctactaattaaagatattttttccctggcgtgtgattatgcaggaattgtaggtcttaacaagtcctattgaaatccacaaagaaaattgggggtaaccacgcatttttcaaagataattcatgaataatatctgtaaaaagctttaaaatacaaagccatgtatggcgttctttctcaaattgaagcttaattatttctcaaaaatgcatggttacccccaattttctttttggataccaagagtacttactaagatctactttctccggatagttttaaaccgcgcaaaaatatccctgtattagtaaacattggcgataggaaatccgagtatctgaagctgcgcagaacatatgcgcaataacaatagtaggcaccgtccttaaaaatTACAGAGCAGCCTTCCCATGGAATTAGTCACTAAAAGATAACTGTTGTTTGTCACAGCTACTTTTTACCATTTACATAGGATTGCAGTTTGATAATTTGCTTTTTTGTACTACAGAAAACAAGAAGCTCTGAAATTATTTTGGTTCAATacataaactaaaacaaaacataGCAGCACTCAAACAGAATAAGTAAGTACAAGATAACTGCGCATGTCACCACTACTTTTCACCATTTACATTAGgataattttttattgtgtGGAGTAACTTCTTACCTGAAATCTGATAAGAAGTCTTGTAAACTTAAGATTAGCCTCAGTCTCAAGAACAGCGGCTCCTTTGAACTGTTAGAAAAACAACAGCAGTGATATCACATACGTACAAGCACAGCTTCAATAAAAGATTACAAAAGAAATACCTGTAACTTTTTTTGCATTGGTATGTTGTTTTGTAATGCTTGTAAAGCAAAGTTGAATGTTTGAGAGTTGTGGAGGCAAAGAAGTTGTTATATTCCTGTAtcgttaattattattaaactcaATTTTACTGGAAACATTTCCAGTTGAATAATATGTTTAGTTAATTGAAAAGACTTTTTATCTCATTTCTCCCTAACAAgcctgtaaatatttttttctataagACTGTCATATGTCAGAACAGTCACAGGGCTTGACCTGAGATTAGCAGCAAGTTTTCTCGGAGAAACAAGAGAAGAGCTAATCATATGTTTCAGttcaatgaaattatttttgaagTGTCTTCACAATTATTTTCCAAAGATCATGCGACTTCTGAATGAATATTGGCTGGAGTAGCATGTTTTCATTTAACTTGAATGTGATATGTGAACTCGAAAtggaaacaaatcaaaatgcattacagtCATTAAATTAAAAAGTCTACCTTTGTGTTTGGCTTTCTTGAGTGAGAATGTAGTTTTATCTTTCACATCACAACAGAAGAACCAAATCAGACATTTGCCACTCGAAACCTCAAATTTACCGGGCAAATACCTGATGGCCAGTGCCAATTTGCAGGTCTGCACTTAGGTGGAACACTTACCTCTAGCCCAGAACAAAATCTAAAAGTGAAACATCACTCACTCGATTATACAGCTTTAACGCCTCTGATAATCTGTCCACCATGTCTTCTTTGCTAAGAGGTGAGGGGTTTCTAAATTTGGATTCATCTACCTCACTTCCAAGTCCATTACTTGTAACATAAGCAGAATTTGCCGCACATTCTGTAGGTAGAATCAAAGAGTTTGTGCTTTTCTGTGCTTCATCACTGATCAATGCTAACGAGGCGGCACATTGGCCCTCAAAGGCACCAGCAAGCCACAACACATCGTTAGCTGATCTTAGATGTTCTCCGGCAATGAGGTATTGACTAAGAGCGTCCTGCGGCAGGCCTGCTAGCATGCATAAGTCTCCAGTGTATTTTTTGGATCGACCAACAGTTTTCCTCTTCATTGTCCTGTTAGATAGGGAACAAATTCAATTTTAGGTCCTGCTAAGTGAGGTATCaaatgcaggggtgcctggagaaaagccttaagcgacttctgataaattaccagattctccttccaaatttccttgtattcagttgtgaatgactaggagaatttgacattgcatcaaaagtcacttaaggccttattccacacaccccttcaaatgCAACTTTGTTGCCGCAGAGGCAAGGCATTTGTAACCAACGTCATTCTATTGTCGTGTAGAATGGAAGAGGTTGCTGTGCTTCACAGCTGAGTCAAATTTCACTTCTGAAACCAAGTCAAGCTACAGTCATGCTTCAGTCCAGCGAGCTAAACACAGCAGTAGCAAGATGTTTGTAATGGACCTTAAAGTACATAGCACACATGTCAAAAAAGCCATTATCATGATTGGTTCTTCAAACATGCAACTTTGACGCCACAGTGTAAAGACATTTGAAGCCATGTCGTGATATTGTCATGTAGCACTGCAAACATTGCTGTGCTTCACAGCTGAATTAAATTTCATGTCTGAAACCAAGTCATGCTACAGTCGTGCTTTAATCAAGACAGCCAAACACAGCAGTAGCAAGACATTTGAAATGAAACCTAAAAGTATGGAGTACAGTCACGTCAAATAAGCCAGTATCATAATGGGTTCTTCAAATATGCAACTTTGACGCCACAGTGGCAAGACAAAGTCATTTGAAACCACGTCGTGCTATTGTTGTGTCGCACCTCAAAGGTTGCTGTGCTGCACAGCTGAATTAAATTTCATGACTGAAACCAAGTCACGCTACAGTCATGTTTCAGTCAAGACATTTGACACGGACCTTACCTAAAAGTCCTGGGTACAGTCACGTCAAATAAACCAGTATCATAATGGCTTCTTCAAACCTGGCCTCTCACTCTGTAGTTAGCCTATCTTACCCTACCTGCTGTCATTTTCTCCTCCAAGACTTTCATGTTCCACATGAGTTTTAATAAGGACAATCTTATCAATCTTCTCCGAGAGTTTACTGAGTCTTTTAGATTCCAAAACATTGAACAACGACGCCACAAACTCGGCTAAATTATTCTGCAGATCCCGAGAAGGATCTTCTCCTCCGATAAGCGCAAAATCCTTCCGGACTTTGACATCGTTTGTAGACTTACAACCAAACACGAAACATCGAGTGTTGAAAAGAATAGCACTGAAAGGATTTTTAATCTCATTCACGGCATTTTCCAATTTTTCCACTTCGCTAACCTCGGAGCACTTTCCAACGCAGATGAGCCCCAAGACACGCTTATGAAGATGAAAATTTCCCCAttcaagaaactgtggtgtcacTCGTTTGGCATATCGCAGCAGAAGACGACGGGTTGTGTTGGGCACCTGCGCTGTACGATAACCGGAAATTTCGTCGTAAATAGATTTGAATGGCTTGTCCCCAATATATCCTACAGGTTGCACAAGAATTAAGACCCCGCAATGGTCAAAAAGACTTTGACCAAAGTCTATCCTCAGCATGCTAAGTAGAGAGACACTACATATTTGATATGAAAGCTTTCACTTCGTGTCCGCCATACTTGAGAATGCGCATGAAATTCACCGATCAGTTTACAGTACGCATAAGGTGAAATCTGTATCCGCTGCCTGATTGCTTATTCATATAGAAAATACGTAAATATTAATTATGCAATACAGCTTACTTAACTCGTTGCAAACGAAAGACGAGTGCCAGTGCCGATGCGATGGCTTGCCCGAAACAtatgaaaagtgaaaaagaGCTGTCtgattatgtttattttttctcaaaaattttcTCATTCCTGTTGAGCTCTTGGACATGAAACGGCTTCGTTACGCGTTCCGAACGTGTGGATGAACGCGTGACGAGGCATTCAGACGAATACCTTCAAGTTCGAGGACGAATTACTAGTAGAAGTGGATTTGACTTAGAAATCAGAATGACGTCGTCCTCGTCTTTTGGAATACTTCTTATCTCTCATATTTGTGGAACTATGCTGTTTACCTACACTCTTTATCATCATTTACAAATTAAAGATCCTGTAAATCGTCCTCATTATGGAGGGAAATTTAAGTTTTTGACCTTTCTTAACGTGGTAAgtttaaattgtattttgcTGGGATTTTTAATTAGAGATGAGTATGGAAATCATTCAACAACAATGGAAACATAGGTAGCATTGTTGACTAGTGTTCAAAGGAAGATGATCAATATTGTACTTTAATTTTCACATTTATTTTCAGCTTATCCAACTGGTATATTTTACAACAGCGATAATTGGCGATGTCGTGACACTTATAAAAGGCAGGCATGGTTGGTTGACTAAATTGCGTGACATAGTGTTTGCTTCATTAGCATTTCCAATTTGCGTGGTGAGTAGTCCCTTGAGAACTCGGTGTTCTTACTGTGCTATTGAGCTATCTGTCAAAAGGAGCAATTTTAATACTAAACAGCTGACAACAGCCTTTCAGATGACTCACGAGATGTCCTTCATTGAGATGTCGGTTACCAGTCTTACTTTTGACATTGTTGTGGAAGAACGTCTATATTTAAAACGATAAGTCAATGAAAGGTCATCCAGCATGTGTCTAGgacataattttgaaaaaaaaaactagattTAAAAAGTTGGATAATGCACACTCAACATACAAGACTTGGCTAAGCATAGCTTTTCTTTGTCAGACCCTTATTTGCAACCTGATAACTTAAATACCATGGCCAGTTCGTTTAAATTCCGTCCTTTGTTTATTGGatacctgtcaagaaaaatctATTTGTTGAGTTAATGTGCTTCTGTGAAAGTCGTTAATGAAATTAAAGAATACCTCAAGGATTATAAAGCATGGATTATGAATTCAAAATGGAGAAGGTGCAAAAGAGTCTTAATTGTGGAAAAATGTTCCTTGTTTTCAGTTTGTATCAGCCACATTTTGGGGAATTTACCTGATGGACAGAGATCTAATTTTTCCAAAAGGAATGGAGGAAATAATTCCTCCATGGTTGAATCACCTCTTGGTAAGCCATTGCCATAGTCATAACCAATAGCCTTTCTCTCTGTAGAAGCCTACAGCTTATCTTGCAACGATTCTTTGTTATGATTGTGTACTTTTCAGCATACTTGGTGTGCTGTTGCTATTATGATAGAAGGCACATTAGTCAAACACAGATATCCAAGGAATCATGTTGGCTTAGGACTTTTGCTGTCATTTTGTTTAGCTTATCTGTTGTGGTAAGTCAATTATTAATATTGGTCAAAGTGAAGTTTCAGACGAAATATTACATGTAGGacgttttattttctc includes:
- the LOC136921547 gene encoding androgen-induced gene 1 protein-like isoform X2, with amino-acid sequence MTSSSSFGILLISHICGTMLFTYTLYHHLQIKDPVNRPHYGGKFKFLTFLNVLIQLVYFTTAIIGDVVTLIKGRHGWLTKLRDIVFASLAFPICVFVSATFWGIYLMDRDLIFPKGMEEIIPPWLNHLLHTWCAVAIMIEGTLVKHRYPRNHVGLGLLLSFCLAYLLWITWVSHVTGFWVYPFLRVMSFSARIAFVALAGFAVASFYFFGKRMTRFIFGAEEQKGNPMSKISN
- the LOC136921547 gene encoding androgen-induced gene 1 protein-like isoform X1, whose product is MTSSSSFGILLISHICGTMLFTYTLYHHLQIKDPVNRPHYGGKFKFLTFLNVLIQLVYFTTAIIGDVVTLIKGRHGWLTKLRDIVFASLAFPICVFVSATFWGIYLMDRDLIFPKGMEEIIPPWLNHLLHTWCAVAIMIEGTLVKHRYPRNHVGLGLLLSFCLAYLLWITWVSHVTGFWVYPFLRVMSFSARIAFVALAGFAVASFYFFGKRMTRFIFGGRAKGKGLIIKMSALLWRLADRVYPETHCGFRAKHSAFDMVFSLGQLYVAFIDPTKAFNLVSCDGLCWIFTKIGCPHKLLRVMQSFRSDRSGAF
- the LOC136921547 gene encoding androgen-induced gene 1 protein-like isoform X3, giving the protein MTSSSSFGILLISHICGTMLFTYTLYHHLQIKDPVNRPHYGGKFKFLTFLNVLIQLVYFTTAIIGDVVTLIKGRHGWLTKLRDIVFASLAFPICVFVSATFWGIYLMDRDLIFPKGMEEIIPPWLNHLLHTWCAVAIMIEGTLVKHRYPRNHVGLGLLLSFCLAYLLWITWVSHVTGFWVYPFLRVMSFSARIAFVALAGFAVASFYFFGKRMTRFIFGGS